The proteins below come from a single Kosakonia sp. SMBL-WEM22 genomic window:
- the dsbB gene encoding disulfide bond formation protein DsbB: protein MLRYLNKCSHGRGAWLLMALTAFALEMTALWFQHVMLLKPCVLCIYERCALFGVMGAGIVGAIAPKTPLRFAALAIWIYSAIRGIQLAWEHTQIQLHPSPFMTCDFAARFPSWLPLDKWLPQVFVASGDCAQRQWEFLSLEMPQWLLGIFVAYLVVALLVLIAQFFKPKKRDLFGR, encoded by the coding sequence ATGTTGCGATATTTAAATAAGTGCTCACACGGGCGCGGCGCCTGGCTGCTGATGGCGTTAACTGCCTTTGCGCTTGAGATGACGGCGCTGTGGTTCCAGCATGTCATGCTGTTAAAACCGTGTGTGTTATGCATTTACGAACGCTGCGCACTCTTCGGCGTAATGGGTGCTGGTATTGTCGGTGCGATTGCGCCAAAAACGCCGCTTCGCTTCGCCGCTCTTGCTATCTGGATCTACAGCGCTATACGCGGCATCCAGCTGGCGTGGGAACACACGCAGATCCAGCTTCATCCCTCACCTTTTATGACCTGCGATTTTGCCGCACGCTTCCCGAGCTGGCTACCGCTGGATAAGTGGCTGCCGCAGGTGTTTGTCGCCTCCGGCGACTGTGCGCAACGTCAATGGGAGTTTTTGTCGCTGGAGATGCCGCAGTGGCTGCTGGGCATCTTTGTCGCCTATCTGGTGGTGGCGCTACTGGTGCTGATTGCACAGTTCTTTAAACCGAAAAAACGCGATCTGTTTGGTCGATAA
- a CDS encoding YcgN family cysteine cluster protein: MSDTPFWQNKTLDQMTDAEWESLCDGCGQCCLHKLMDEDTDEIYFTNVACRQLNIKTCQCRNYERRFEYEPDCIKLTRENLPTFEWLPPSCAYRLLAEGKNLPVWHPLRTGSKAAMHAERISVRHIAVKESEVRDWQAHILNKPDWAD; the protein is encoded by the coding sequence ATGAGCGACACCCCTTTCTGGCAAAACAAAACTCTCGACCAAATGACGGACGCAGAGTGGGAGTCGCTCTGTGACGGCTGCGGTCAGTGCTGCCTGCATAAACTGATGGATGAAGACACTGACGAGATCTACTTTACCAACGTCGCCTGCCGCCAGTTAAATATCAAAACCTGCCAGTGCCGTAACTACGAGCGCCGTTTCGAGTATGAACCGGACTGTATTAAGCTGACCCGTGAGAATTTGCCGACCTTCGAATGGCTGCCGCCAAGCTGCGCTTACCGCTTACTGGCGGAGGGGAAAAATTTGCCGGTCTGGCATCCGCTGCGTACCGGGTCAAAAGCGGCGATGCACGCTGAGCGTATTTCGGTTCGCCACATTGCGGTGAAAGAGTCTGAAGTGCGCGACTGGCAAGCCCATATTTTGAACAAACCAGATTGGGCGGATTGA
- a CDS encoding fumarylacetoacetate hydrolase family protein has translation MYQHHNWQGALLDYPVSKVVCVGSNYAKHIKEMGSATPDEPVLFIKPESALCDLRQPLVLPTELGSVHHEIELAVLIGATLRHATEEHVQKAIAGYGVALDLTARDLQSKLKKAGQPWEKAKGFDNACPISGFVPAAEFESDPQNTSLELKINGEIRQQGSTSDMIHKIVPLIAYMSKFFTLKAGDVILTGTPEGVGPLSSGDELALRFNGLSLSTRVL, from the coding sequence ATGTATCAACATCATAACTGGCAGGGCGCTCTGCTGGATTACCCGGTGAGTAAAGTGGTGTGCGTCGGCAGTAACTATGCGAAGCATATAAAGGAGATGGGCAGCGCGACGCCGGATGAGCCGGTGCTGTTTATTAAACCTGAATCCGCACTGTGCGATCTTCGCCAGCCGCTGGTGCTGCCAACTGAGCTTGGCTCGGTGCATCATGAAATTGAACTGGCGGTGTTAATTGGTGCAACGCTGCGCCATGCCACCGAAGAGCATGTTCAAAAAGCGATAGCGGGGTACGGTGTGGCGCTGGATCTGACCGCACGCGACCTGCAGAGCAAACTTAAGAAAGCGGGACAGCCGTGGGAGAAAGCGAAAGGGTTTGATAATGCCTGCCCTATCTCGGGGTTTGTTCCGGCCGCTGAGTTTGAAAGCGATCCGCAAAATACCTCGCTGGAACTGAAAATTAACGGCGAGATCCGCCAGCAGGGCAGCACTTCAGATATGATCCACAAGATCGTGCCGCTGATTGCTTATATGAGCAAATTTTTCACGCTGAAAGCGGGGGATGTGATCCTTACCGGCACCCCGGAAGGGGTCGGCCCGCTCAGCAGCGGCGATGAGCTCGCGCTACGCTTTAACGGTCTTTCCCTTTCGACCCGCGTGCTGTAA
- a CDS encoding YcgL domain-containing protein yields the protein MFCVIYRSARREQTYLYVEKRDDFSRVPETLMQSFGQPQLAMILPLDGSKKLAGADLEKVKTALAEQGYYLQMPPPPENLLKAHLAANGKQ from the coding sequence ATGTTTTGTGTGATCTATCGAAGTGCCAGGCGTGAACAGACCTATCTCTATGTTGAGAAAAGAGACGATTTTTCTCGCGTACCGGAAACATTAATGCAAAGTTTTGGCCAACCGCAGTTAGCGATGATTTTACCCCTTGATGGCAGTAAAAAATTAGCTGGCGCGGATTTAGAAAAAGTAAAAACCGCGCTCGCTGAGCAGGGATATTATTTACAGATGCCACCGCCGCCGGAAAATTTACTTAAAGCCCATCTCGCGGCAAACGGTAAGCAATAA
- the minC gene encoding septum site-determining protein MinC gives MSNTPIELKGSSFTLSVVHLHDAKPEVIRQALEDKIAQAPAFLQHAPVVVNVSALEGPIDWPQLQKSIAATGLHVVGISGCKDAELKAEIERAGFPILSEGKEKAQPRPEPVAEPVSVATPAIKTRLIDTPVRSGQRIYAQNCDLIVTSHVSAGAELIADGNIHVYGMMRGRALAGASGDNEAQIFCTHLTPELVSIAGEYWLSDQIPAEFYGKAARLQLAGNALTIQPLD, from the coding sequence ATGTCAAACACGCCCATCGAGCTTAAAGGCAGTAGTTTTACCTTATCCGTGGTTCATTTGCATGATGCAAAACCCGAGGTTATTCGTCAGGCGTTAGAAGACAAAATCGCTCAGGCTCCTGCTTTTTTGCAGCATGCTCCCGTGGTGGTGAATGTCTCAGCACTGGAAGGCCCCATTGACTGGCCGCAGCTGCAAAAAAGTATTGCAGCCACAGGCCTGCATGTGGTTGGTATCAGCGGCTGCAAAGACGCTGAACTTAAAGCGGAAATTGAACGCGCCGGCTTCCCCATTCTGTCGGAAGGCAAAGAGAAAGCGCAGCCGCGTCCGGAGCCCGTTGCTGAACCGGTATCCGTCGCTACGCCGGCCATTAAAACACGGCTGATTGATACCCCGGTTCGCTCAGGTCAGCGTATTTATGCGCAGAACTGCGATCTGATTGTTACCAGCCACGTGAGTGCAGGTGCGGAGTTGATTGCCGATGGCAATATCCATGTCTACGGCATGATGCGCGGGCGCGCGCTGGCAGGCGCAAGCGGTGATAATGAAGCACAAATATTTTGTACCCACCTGACGCCGGAGCTGGTCTCTATCGCAGGCGAGTACTGGCTGAGCGATCAAATCCCGGCCGAATTTTATGGCAAAGCGGCGCGTCTGCAGCTCGCAGGTAACGCTTTGACAATTCAACCCTTAGATTAA
- the minD gene encoding septum site-determining protein MinD, translated as MARIIVVTSGKGGVGKTTSSAAIATGLAQKGKKTVVIDFDIGLRNLDLIMGCERRVVYDFVNVIQGDATLNQALIKDKRTENLYILPASQTRDKDALTYEGVDKVLEDLKKMDFDFIVCDSPAGIETGALMALYFADEAIITTNPEVSSVRDSDRILGILASKSRRAERGEEPIKEHLLLTRYNPGRVNRGDMLSMEDVLEILRIKLVGVIPEDQSVLRASNQGEPVILDANADAGKAYADAVERLLGEERPFRFIEEEKKGFLKRLFGG; from the coding sequence ATGGCACGCATTATTGTTGTTACTTCGGGTAAAGGGGGCGTTGGCAAGACCACCTCCAGCGCGGCCATCGCTACTGGTTTAGCCCAGAAGGGCAAGAAAACGGTTGTTATCGACTTCGATATTGGCCTACGTAACCTTGACCTGATCATGGGCTGCGAGCGCCGCGTTGTATACGATTTCGTTAACGTTATCCAGGGCGACGCAACGCTGAATCAGGCGTTGATTAAAGATAAGCGCACTGAAAACCTCTATATTCTCCCGGCATCGCAGACGCGCGACAAAGACGCCCTCACCTATGAAGGCGTTGATAAGGTATTAGAAGATCTGAAAAAAATGGACTTCGACTTTATCGTCTGTGACTCACCGGCTGGCATCGAAACCGGCGCGCTGATGGCGCTCTACTTCGCCGATGAAGCCATTATCACCACTAACCCCGAAGTCTCGTCCGTGCGTGACTCTGACCGTATTCTGGGGATTCTGGCTTCCAAATCACGTCGTGCGGAGAGAGGTGAAGAGCCGATTAAAGAGCATCTGCTGCTCACCCGCTACAACCCGGGCCGCGTTAACCGTGGTGACATGTTGAGCATGGAAGATGTGCTGGAAATTCTGCGCATCAAACTGGTTGGCGTGATCCCGGAAGATCAGTCTGTACTGCGGGCCTCTAACCAGGGCGAGCCGGTTATTCTGGATGCTAATGCTGACGCCGGTAAAGCGTATGCCGATGCCGTGGAACGTCTGCTGGGAGAAGAACGTCCTTTCCGCTTCATAGAAGAAGAGAAGAAAGGTTTCCTCAAACGCCTGTTCGGAGGATAA
- the minE gene encoding cell division topological specificity factor MinE, whose translation MALLDFFLSRKKNTASIAKERLQIIVAERRRSDAEPHYLPQLKRDILEVICKYVQIDPEMVTVQLEQKGDDISILELNVTLPEAEETK comes from the coding sequence ATGGCATTACTCGACTTTTTTCTCTCCAGAAAAAAGAATACCGCCAGCATCGCTAAAGAACGCCTGCAGATTATTGTTGCAGAGCGCCGCCGCAGCGACGCTGAACCCCACTATTTGCCGCAGCTGAAGCGCGATATTCTGGAAGTCATCTGTAAATATGTGCAGATCGATCCGGAAATGGTCACGGTGCAGCTGGAGCAGAAAGGGGACGATATTTCTATTCTGGAGTTGAACGTCACGTTGCCAGAAGCGGAAGAGACGAAATAA
- the rnd gene encoding ribonuclease D, which yields MNYQMITTNDALAAICESASAFPAIALDTEFVRTRTYYPQLGLLQMYDGERVTLIDPLTITDWKPFRDLLTNSAITKYLHAGSEDLEVFLNTFGVQPQPMIDTQILAAFCGRPMSWGFASMVEEFTGTVIDKSESRTDWLARPLTERQCDYAAADVWYLLPIAGKLLAETEQAGRLAAALDECRLMMQRRQEVLAPDEAWREITNAWQLRPRQLACLQLLASWRLRKARERDMAVNFVVREENLWAVARYMPGSLGELDSLGLSGSEIRFHGKTLLALVAQAQELPEASLPEPLRNLMDMPGYRKAFKAIKALVQTISESENISVELLASRRQINQLLNWHWKLKTQTSLPELISGWRGELMADRLNALLAEYPQ from the coding sequence TTGAATTACCAGATGATAACGACGAACGACGCGCTGGCAGCCATATGTGAATCTGCCAGTGCATTTCCAGCCATTGCCCTCGATACGGAATTTGTCCGCACCCGCACTTACTACCCGCAATTGGGTCTGCTGCAGATGTATGACGGCGAGCGTGTCACGCTTATCGATCCGCTGACTATTACCGACTGGAAGCCGTTTCGCGACCTGCTCACCAATAGTGCGATCACCAAGTATCTGCACGCGGGAAGCGAAGATCTGGAAGTGTTCCTCAATACGTTTGGTGTACAGCCACAGCCGATGATTGATACGCAGATCCTCGCGGCATTCTGCGGTCGTCCGATGTCATGGGGCTTTGCCTCAATGGTAGAGGAGTTTACCGGGACGGTGATTGATAAAAGCGAATCCCGCACCGACTGGCTGGCGCGTCCGCTTACCGAGCGTCAATGTGACTATGCGGCGGCGGATGTCTGGTACCTGTTGCCTATCGCAGGGAAACTGCTGGCAGAGACCGAGCAGGCGGGCAGACTGGCTGCCGCGCTCGACGAGTGTCGTTTAATGATGCAGCGCCGCCAGGAGGTGCTGGCACCGGATGAAGCATGGCGTGAAATCACCAATGCCTGGCAGCTGCGCCCGCGCCAGCTGGCCTGTTTGCAACTGCTGGCCTCATGGCGTCTGCGCAAGGCGCGCGAGCGCGACATGGCCGTCAACTTTGTGGTGCGCGAAGAGAATCTCTGGGCAGTTGCGCGCTACATGCCAGGCAGCCTCGGCGAGCTGGATAGCCTCGGTCTTTCAGGTAGTGAAATCCGTTTCCACGGTAAAACCTTGCTGGCGCTGGTCGCGCAGGCGCAGGAGTTGCCGGAAGCGTCACTGCCAGAGCCGCTGCGTAATCTGATGGACATGCCCGGCTATCGCAAAGCGTTTAAAGCGATTAAAGCGCTGGTCCAGACAATCAGTGAAAGTGAAAATATTAGCGTAGAGTTGCTGGCATCGCGTCGGCAGATTAATCAGTTATTAAACTGGCACTGGAAACTGAAAACGCAAACCAGCCTGCCGGAATTAATTAGCGGCTGGCGCGGTGAATTGATGGCCGATCGACTCAATGCGTTATTAGCAGAGTATCCGCAATAA
- the fadD gene encoding long-chain-fatty-acid--CoA ligase FadD, with the protein MKKVWLNRYPADVPAEINPDRYQSLVELFEHSAARYADQPAFINMGEVMTFRKLEERSRAFAAYLQEGLGLQKGDRVALMMPNLLQYPVALFGILRAGMIVVNVNPLYTPRELEHQLNDSGAAAIVIVSNFAHTLEKIVDKTQVRHVILTRMGDQLSTAKGTVVNFVVKYIKRLVPKYHLPDAISFRRALQNGYRMQYVKPELVCEDLAFLQYTGGTTGVAKGAMLTHRNMLANLEQVNATYGPLLHRGKELVVTALPLYHIFALTMNCLLFIELGGQNLLITNPRDIPGLVKELGKYPFTAMTGVNTLFNALLNNEEFRKLDFSSLHLSAGGGMPVQQAVADRWVKLTGQYLLEGYGLTECSPLVSVNPHDIDYHSGSIGLPVPSTEAKLVDDDNNEVAPGEPGELCIKGPQVMLGYWQRPDSTDEILRDGWLHTGDIAVMDDEGFLRIVDRKKDMILVSGFNVYPNEIEDVVMQHPGVLEVAAVGVPSANSGEAVKLFVVKKEASVTEEALIAFCRRQLTGYKVPKQVEFRPELPKSNVGKILRRELRDEARAKVDNNA; encoded by the coding sequence TTGAAAAAGGTTTGGTTAAATCGTTATCCCGCCGATGTGCCTGCGGAGATCAACCCTGACCGTTATCAATCCCTGGTTGAATTATTTGAACACTCAGCAGCCCGTTATGCCGACCAGCCGGCGTTTATCAACATGGGCGAGGTGATGACCTTCCGTAAACTGGAGGAGCGCAGCCGGGCATTTGCCGCCTACCTTCAGGAGGGGCTTGGCCTGCAAAAAGGCGATCGTGTGGCGCTGATGATGCCAAACCTGCTGCAATATCCCGTCGCGCTGTTCGGGATTTTGCGTGCCGGAATGATTGTGGTTAACGTTAACCCGCTCTACACGCCCCGTGAGCTTGAGCATCAGCTTAATGACAGCGGCGCGGCGGCAATTGTCATTGTCTCCAACTTTGCCCACACGCTGGAGAAGATTGTCGACAAAACCCAGGTGCGCCATGTCATCCTGACCCGCATGGGCGATCAGCTCTCAACGGCAAAGGGTACGGTGGTTAACTTTGTCGTTAAATATATCAAACGACTGGTGCCGAAATATCACCTGCCGGATGCCATCTCGTTTCGCCGCGCGCTGCAAAACGGCTACCGCATGCAGTATGTTAAACCGGAACTGGTGTGCGAGGATCTTGCGTTTCTGCAATATACCGGCGGCACCACCGGTGTGGCGAAAGGGGCGATGCTCACCCACCGTAATATGCTGGCTAACCTCGAACAGGTGAACGCCACTTACGGGCCGCTACTGCATCGTGGTAAAGAGCTGGTAGTCACCGCGCTGCCGCTCTATCACATCTTCGCCTTGACCATGAACTGCCTGCTGTTTATCGAGCTGGGCGGACAGAACCTGCTGATCACCAACCCACGCGATATTCCGGGGCTGGTGAAAGAGCTGGGCAAATACCCCTTCACCGCCATGACTGGCGTGAACACGCTGTTTAACGCGCTGCTTAATAATGAGGAGTTCAGAAAGCTCGACTTCTCTTCACTGCACCTCTCTGCGGGCGGCGGCATGCCGGTGCAACAGGCGGTAGCAGACCGTTGGGTCAAACTGACCGGGCAGTATCTGCTGGAAGGATATGGTCTGACCGAATGCTCGCCGCTGGTGAGCGTCAACCCGCACGATATTGACTACCACAGCGGCAGCATTGGCCTGCCGGTGCCGTCGACCGAAGCGAAGCTGGTGGATGACGACAATAATGAAGTCGCACCGGGGGAACCGGGCGAGCTTTGTATTAAAGGGCCGCAGGTGATGCTTGGCTACTGGCAGCGTCCTGATTCAACCGATGAGATCCTGCGTGATGGCTGGCTGCACACCGGCGATATTGCGGTAATGGATGACGAAGGGTTCCTGCGCATTGTCGATCGCAAGAAAGATATGATTCTGGTCTCCGGTTTCAACGTCTATCCGAACGAGATCGAAGATGTGGTGATGCAGCACCCCGGCGTGCTGGAAGTGGCTGCCGTTGGTGTGCCATCCGCCAACAGCGGTGAAGCGGTGAAACTCTTTGTGGTGAAAAAAGAGGCTTCCGTGACTGAAGAGGCGCTGATCGCCTTCTGCCGCCGACAGCTTACCGGCTACAAAGTGCCGAAGCAGGTGGAGTTCCGCCCGGAGCTGCCGAAATCGAACGTCGGAAAGATTTTGCGACGAGAATTACGTGACGAAGCGCGCGCCAAAGTGGACAATAACGCCTGA
- a CDS encoding Slp family lipoprotein: MAGQKGFMQLLLAGLVTVALSGCVTVPDAIKGTSPTPQQDLVRVMNAPTLYVGQEGRFGGKVINVINQQGKTRLEIASVPLDEGARPVLGEPSVGRIYADINGFVDPVDFRNQLVTVVGPITGTEAGKVGSASYTYMVMQVNGYKRWRLQQQIMMPPQPLDPWFSGPGPYPWRTGYGPWGWYPPEPARVQTVVTE; the protein is encoded by the coding sequence ATGGCGGGTCAAAAAGGGTTTATGCAGCTGTTACTGGCAGGGCTGGTAACGGTAGCGTTAAGTGGGTGCGTAACGGTGCCGGATGCGATCAAGGGCACCAGCCCGACACCGCAGCAAGATCTAGTGCGGGTGATGAATGCGCCAACGCTCTATGTTGGACAGGAGGGGCGCTTCGGCGGGAAAGTGATCAATGTGATCAATCAGCAGGGCAAAACCCGGCTGGAGATCGCCTCTGTCCCGCTGGATGAAGGCGCGCGCCCGGTGCTGGGTGAGCCCTCTGTCGGGCGCATCTACGCGGACATCAATGGATTTGTTGACCCGGTCGATTTCCGTAATCAACTGGTCACCGTAGTGGGGCCGATTACCGGCACCGAAGCGGGCAAAGTTGGCAGCGCTTCTTACACCTATATGGTGATGCAGGTGAACGGCTATAAACGCTGGCGTCTGCAGCAGCAAATCATGATGCCGCCACAGCCGCTCGACCCGTGGTTCTCCGGTCCGGGGCCCTATCCCTGGCGTACAGGCTACGGTCCCTGGGGCTGGTATCCGCCCGAACCCGCTCGTGTACAAACGGTCGTAACAGAGTAA
- the tsaB gene encoding tRNA (adenosine(37)-N6)-threonylcarbamoyltransferase complex dimerization subunit type 1 TsaB produces the protein MRILAIDTATEACSVALWNDGTTFAHFELCPREHTQRILPLVRAALADAEVRLTDLDALAFGRGPGSFTGVRIGIGIAQGLALGAELPMIGVSTLATMAQGAWRKTGATRVLAAIDARMGEVYWAEYQRDADGVWHGEETEAVLKPEAVSGRLQQLEGSWAMVGTGWGAWPDLAANSPLTLTDGEMLLPAAEDMLPIARQLFEAQKSVAVEQAEPVYLRNEVAWKKLPGRE, from the coding sequence ATGCGAATTCTGGCTATTGATACCGCCACAGAAGCCTGTTCTGTTGCCCTGTGGAATGACGGTACGACCTTCGCTCACTTCGAACTCTGCCCTCGTGAACATACTCAACGCATTCTGCCGCTGGTCAGAGCTGCCCTTGCCGACGCCGAGGTCAGGCTTACGGATCTCGACGCGCTGGCTTTCGGCCGCGGGCCCGGCAGCTTTACCGGCGTGCGTATCGGTATTGGTATCGCGCAGGGGCTGGCGCTCGGCGCGGAGCTGCCAATGATTGGCGTCTCGACGCTGGCGACGATGGCGCAGGGTGCCTGGCGTAAAACCGGTGCGACCCGTGTGCTGGCCGCCATTGATGCCCGCATGGGCGAAGTCTACTGGGCGGAGTATCAGCGCGATGCTGACGGTGTCTGGCACGGTGAAGAGACGGAAGCGGTGCTAAAACCTGAGGCGGTAAGCGGACGTTTGCAGCAGCTGGAAGGCAGCTGGGCGATGGTGGGCACCGGCTGGGGCGCATGGCCAGATCTGGCCGCCAATAGCCCCCTTACGCTGACCGACGGCGAGATGTTACTGCCCGCTGCGGAAGATATGTTGCCCATCGCCCGTCAACTCTTTGAAGCGCAGAAGTCTGTCGCCGTTGAACAGGCGGAGCCAGTTTATTTGCGTAACGAAGTGGCGTGGAAGAAACTTCCTGGCCGGGAATGA
- a CDS encoding ATP-dependent DNA helicase — translation MTDDFATDGQLAKAIPGFKPREPQRQMAYAVTEAIEKTQPLVVEAGTGTGKTYAYLAPALRAGKKVIISTGSKALQDQLYSRDLPTVSKALEYTGRTALLKGRSNYLCIERLEQQAIAGGDLPVQTLSDVILLRSWSNQTKDGDISTCVSVAGDSAAWPLVTSTNDNCLGSDCPMYKECFVVKARKKAMEADVVVVNHHLFLADMVVKESGFGELIPEAEVMIFDEAHQLPDIASQYFGQSLSSRQLLDLAKDFTIAYRTDLRDTAQLQKCADRLAQSAQDFRLQLGEPGYRGNLRELLADARILRALLLLDDALELCYDVAKLSLGRSAVLDAAFERATVYRARLKRLKEINQPGFSYWYECTSRNFTLALTPLTVADKFQEVMKEKKGSWIFTSATLSVNDDLHHFTARLGIEEAQSLLLPSPFDYPRQALLCVPRNLPQSNQPGSARQLAAMLRPMIEANNGRCFMLCTSHAMMRDLAEQFRATLSLPVLLQGETSKGQLLQQFVDAGNALLVATSSFWEGVDVRGDTLSLVIIDKLPFTSPDDPLLKARMEDCRLRGGDPFDEVQLPDAVITLKQGVGRLIRDIDDRGVLVICDNRLVMRPYGAVFLASLPPAPRTRDIRRAVEFLARPAAE, via the coding sequence GTGACGGACGATTTTGCAACAGACGGCCAGCTTGCCAAAGCGATACCGGGATTTAAACCGCGCGAACCGCAGCGCCAGATGGCTTACGCCGTGACCGAAGCGATTGAAAAAACGCAGCCGCTGGTAGTGGAAGCGGGAACCGGAACCGGTAAAACTTATGCTTATCTTGCGCCCGCATTGCGCGCCGGTAAGAAAGTGATCATCTCCACCGGTTCAAAAGCCCTGCAGGATCAGCTCTACAGCCGCGATCTGCCTACCGTCTCAAAAGCGCTGGAGTACACCGGCCGCACGGCGCTGCTTAAAGGCCGTTCAAACTACCTCTGTATCGAGCGTCTCGAACAGCAAGCGATTGCCGGTGGCGATCTGCCGGTACAGACGCTAAGCGATGTCATTCTCCTGCGCTCCTGGTCTAACCAGACCAAGGATGGGGACATCAGCACCTGCGTCAGCGTGGCGGGAGATTCCGCCGCCTGGCCGCTGGTCACCAGCACCAATGACAACTGTCTGGGCAGCGACTGCCCAATGTACAAAGAGTGCTTTGTGGTGAAGGCGCGAAAAAAAGCGATGGAAGCCGACGTCGTGGTGGTCAACCACCACCTTTTTCTCGCCGACATGGTGGTGAAAGAGAGCGGTTTCGGTGAGCTGATCCCGGAGGCCGAAGTGATGATCTTCGATGAAGCGCACCAGCTGCCCGATATCGCCAGCCAATATTTTGGCCAGTCGCTCTCCAGCCGTCAGCTGCTCGATCTGGCCAAAGATTTCACCATCGCCTATCGCACCGATCTACGCGATACCGCGCAGTTGCAGAAGTGCGCCGACCGGCTGGCGCAAAGCGCGCAGGATTTTCGCCTGCAACTCGGCGAGCCGGGCTATCGCGGGAACTTGCGCGAACTGCTGGCCGATGCGCGGATCCTGCGTGCGCTGCTGCTGCTCGATGACGCCCTTGAGCTCTGTTACGACGTAGCGAAACTCTCGCTTGGGCGCTCGGCGGTGCTGGACGCCGCTTTTGAGCGCGCCACGGTTTATCGTGCCCGCCTCAAGCGGCTGAAAGAGATTAATCAGCCGGGATTCAGCTACTGGTATGAGTGCACCTCGCGCAATTTTACCCTGGCGCTGACGCCGCTGACCGTCGCCGATAAATTTCAGGAAGTGATGAAAGAGAAGAAGGGGAGCTGGATCTTTACCTCCGCGACCCTGTCGGTCAACGATGATCTGCATCACTTCACTGCACGGTTAGGCATTGAGGAAGCGCAATCACTTCTGCTGCCGAGCCCCTTCGATTATCCGCGCCAGGCGCTGCTCTGCGTGCCGCGCAATCTGCCGCAAAGCAACCAGCCCGGCTCCGCGCGCCAGCTGGCAGCGATGTTAAGGCCGATGATTGAAGCCAACAACGGGCGCTGCTTTATGCTCTGTACCTCGCACGCCATGATGCGCGATCTTGCGGAACAGTTCCGCGCCACCCTCAGCCTGCCGGTGCTGTTGCAGGGTGAAACCAGTAAAGGGCAACTGCTGCAACAGTTTGTTGATGCCGGTAACGCGCTGCTGGTGGCCACCAGCAGCTTCTGGGAGGGGGTCGACGTGCGCGGCGACACGCTTTCGCTGGTGATCATTGATAAGCTGCCGTTTACCTCACCGGACGATCCGCTACTAAAAGCACGGATGGAAGATTGCCGTCTGCGCGGCGGCGATCCCTTTGATGAAGTGCAGCTCCCGGATGCGGTCATCACGCTCAAGCAGGGGGTTGGTCGCCTGATTCGCGATATTGATGATCGCGGTGTGCTGGTGATTTGCGATAACCGGCTGGTGATGCGCCCCTACGGCGCGGTGTTTCTCGCCAGCCTGCCGCCGGCACCGCGCACGCGTGATATCCGCCGCGCGGTGGAGTTTCTTGCCAGGCCCGCAGCGGAGTAA
- a CDS encoding RidA family protein — protein MTIVRIDAEARWSDVVIHNQTLYYTGVPENLDADAFEQTANTLAQIDAVLEKQGSDKSRILDATIFLADSDDFAAMNKAWDAWVVAGHAPVRCTVQAKLMNPRYKVEIKIIAAA, from the coding sequence ATGACAATTGTGCGTATTGACGCGGAAGCCCGCTGGTCTGATGTGGTGATCCATAACCAGACGCTGTACTACACCGGCGTGCCGGAAAACCTCGACGCCGATGCTTTTGAGCAGACGGCAAACACGCTGGCGCAGATTGACGCAGTGCTCGAAAAACAGGGTAGCGATAAGTCACGGATCCTCGACGCCACTATTTTTCTCGCCGACAGCGATGATTTTGCGGCGATGAATAAGGCCTGGGATGCGTGGGTGGTGGCGGGCCATGCACCGGTGCGCTGCACCGTGCAGGCGAAGCTGATGAATCCGCGTTATAAAGTGGAGATCAAGATTATCGCGGCGGCATAA
- a CDS encoding YoaH family protein, with protein sequence MFAGLPSLSHEQQQKAVERIQELMAGGMSSGEAISLVAQELRASHNGERIVARFEDEEDEEE encoded by the coding sequence ATGTTTGCAGGATTACCCTCCCTCAGTCACGAACAGCAGCAGAAAGCAGTCGAACGTATTCAGGAACTTATGGCCGGTGGCATGAGCAGCGGTGAGGCTATAAGCCTGGTGGCACAAGAGCTGCGCGCCAGCCATAATGGAGAGCGGATCGTGGCGCGCTTTGAAGATGAGGAGGACGAGGAGGAGTAA